The genomic window TGAAAACCAGGAAGGGCACATCGACAATCAGGTCGTAGAGGCTACCGATATCAGGCGCGACGTCCAACGCGACGTGATGGTTGTAATAAGCCGCAATCACGGCATAAAGACAAGAGAAGACGGCCAGCACGCCAAAAAAGTAGCGTCGCTCCAACGTATCCGCGGCCATGAAACGGATGATCGTCGTGGCCGCAAGAAAACCATTCTCCAGATCGAACATGTCGGCAATCATATGCGCGGCGATCGGATTGGAGGCGCCTTCCAGGCTTATCCACGAAAACATCAGCACGAAATAGAGATAGCCAAGGGTAAGCGTCAGCACCGCGTCGATCATGCGTTGCATGACGCTGGTTTCCACGCCCACCGTGGCAACGGCATAGAAAATCGGCACACCATAAAGCACGTAAAACAGCATGCTTCCGCCGGGTGCCACATTATTGTTGGCGAGAAACAGATCCTCGCGAAGGCTGACGATCATGCCGCATGTCCAGAGCAGCATGCTGGCAGCCACCAGGCTCCAGCCACGCGTGGGCGCCAAACCCGTCATCCACCCACGCCGCAGGGCCGCCGCAAACGCCAGCACCGGCGCCGCAATCAAGAACAGGTACGACATCACCATGGCATGCGCGGGCGCAAGCAGGAACGACGCTGCGTGCAGGCACACAAACGTGATTGCAAACAGCACCATCATCGGGGCGGCGATACCCTTGCTCATGCAGGGATACCTTAATACATGTCCCGAGGGAGGGATGCATGGTGGCGTTCCCGGGCTGGAGGCGTAATGAGGTTACAGACGGCTTGCCGTTACCCGACTGGCGTCGTTCCTCAGCCACACCTCGCCGTCATCCCAGCGAAAGCTGGGATCCAGTGCCTTCGATGTGACAAAGTTGCTGGGATGATGCCAAGGCCCACTAGGGCAACATTCCTCAACGTGAGGCGCGATTCGTCACCCCAAACCCAAGCAACAGGTTTTCAAGGATGCTTGCCAGCCGCGGCGTGATATCGGCGACGACGTGACTGAGGCGTGGATCGCTCTGGTAGAGCGGCAAAACCTCGGGTGCTGGCGTCGCCATTTGCCACAGCGCACCGGCCATGCTGGTTGCGGTGGTCACGGTATCGATGGCCTGGCGCTGCGTCAGCGAAGCGCACTCTTGCAACTGGGTAGCGATCGCATAGGCCGAATCAAGCGCGGCGAACTTGAAAGTGCGTACCGCATCCAGTGACACGTGACGCTCAAGGCTCAGCGCTGCGTGCGCCAAGAGATCGCAGAAAAAGGGGCGGTTGCCGAGCGATTTGGCCAGCGCGGATGCGACGGATTTCGGCGACATGTCGCCTGACCGTTTAACGCGCTTGGTCACGTCCTCGGCCCACGCCTGCCAAGCCGATGCAGTGAGGATGAGAAAGATCTGCTCGCGCGTTTCGAAGTAGCGAAGCATGGCCGACTTATGCATGCCGACGGCCTCGGCGATGTCGGTCAGCGATACGTTGCCCACGCCGTGCTCGGTGCCGAGCGCCCGGGCAGCCTCAAGGATCTCGTTCAGGCGTAATTGCTTCGCTTCGTGGCTGCGTGCGCGCTGGAAAGTCGATGTCGTCATGGGGTCATTTTAACAAAACTTCGTTGTGTTAACTTCGGGATTGTGCTGAAATGCCTTATCGGCAAGAAGTTTTCAACTCTGGAAGGCATCCTGATTATGAGTTCCCAAGTCTGGTTCATTACGGGTTCTTCCCGTGGTTTCGGCCATGCGTTGGCAACCGCAGCGCTGGAGGCAGGCGATTCCGTCGTCGCCACCGCCCGCCGGCCCGAGCAGCTTGCCGAGCTGGTTAAACAATATGGTGAAAGAGTGCTCCCGGTCGCCCTCGACGTCACCGATCCCGCCGCGGCGACCGCAGCCATTCAGGTAGCTGTCAACCGCTTTGGTCGACTTGATGTAGTGGTTAACAACGCAGGTTATGCCAATGTCTCTCCGGTAGAAACGACGAGCGAAGAAGACTTCCGCGCGCAGTTCGAGACCAACTTCTGGGGTGTCTACAACGTCTCGAAGGCAGCTTTGCCCATTCTGCGTGCGCAGGGGCACGGCATCGTCGTGCAATTCTCATCGGTCGGCGGACGGGTAGGTAGTACGCCCGGCCTCGGCTCCTATCAGGCCGCGAAATTTGCGGTCGATGGCTTTACCCGCGTACTGCAGTCGGAAACGGCGCCGTTTGGTATCAAATACCTGGTGGTCGAACCGGGCGGATTCGCCACCGATTGGGCAGGATCGTCGATGAAGATCCCTGACATGCCAGCGGAGTACGACCAGACCGTGGGCGCGCTTGTACGTATTCTGGCTTCCGGAGTTGCGTTGGCCGGCGATCCGAAGCGTGCCGGCGAAATCCTTGTCCGAGTGGTCAAGCACCATCCCTTGCCCACCCATCTGCTGCTCGGGGCCGGTGCCGTCAAGATGGCGCAGGAATACGCCAGGCATCAGATTGCCGAAGCGGCTGCGTGGGAGCAGGTCAGCACTTCCGCCAACTTCGATGAATCGTATCCCGTTGACCTTCCTGCTGGTGACGCATAACGGTCGCGTTCGGCGTACGAATCACGACGGTCGAAATCGTCGGAGGCAGGTGCGGGAAATAACCTTCAACGTACAACCCGATTCCCGCAGACGGGCTGGGAGCAGCTACGCATTTGTGAGAGGCTATCGTAGCTGATCGCCCAGGAGTTATCCGATGAACGGCAACGCCGTGCAAACTGACTTGCTTCGCCTGTTCGAGCGCCACGACGTGGAGCTGGAATTAGATGAAGATTGGCTGGTAACGGATGGCGATTTTCCCGCCGTGCGTACCCGTTGGCATGAGGGCGAAGAAGGTGCGCCGGGTCGGCTGGATGTTGATGTGGTGATCAGCGAAGAGCGCCACATCGAGGAAAGTTTTGCCGGCTACGGACGAGGTGACGCCGGCGCGCGCGATGCGCTGAAAGCGTTCGAACGCGACGTCTTGTACGTACTGCTGGCCGCATGCTGGTACGTGACCGATGACCGACGCATTCAATTGCAAAGCTGGGATCTGGGCATGCGAAGCTGGGATGTCTTCGTGGGGCCGCTCACGTTCAGTCGTGATGATGTGGCGGCGCCGGAAGGTTTGTTGTCCGGCTTGCACGATGCCCTGCGCAACGAATCATTGAGTGGCGAATTGCACTGGGTCCGCTTATTCCGCCGCGAGGCCGATGATGGCTCGGTGGTTGCCGAAGCGTTGCTCGATAATCAGCCATGGCCAGGTGGCGACCGTCTGCTGAGCCAGTTGAAGTGGCCGTCAACAGGGATGGGATACAGTGCGCGTTGCTTTATTGCGCTGGATATTCGTGATTACTGAAGTGACGCATTTACGTCGAGCTTCGTGAGTCGGAAGCACACTTCAAGTCCGGATTCCTCCACATTGCGGTCAATCCTGCAGCCTCTTCTTCATGAGGTGAGTTGATTACCTTTCAGGTAATTGGTTTGTTGAACTCGTATGAATAAGGTGTCTACACCGGCATCGATTCCGATGCGCCAATTCAGAGAGAACAAACCATGTCAGCTTTTCCTATCCATACCATCGAATCCGCGCCTGAACAGTCCAAATCGTCTCTTGAGGCGCTGCAGAGCGCGTTTGGCATCCTCCCGAATATTTTGGGTGGGATCGCCACGTCCCCGGTGCTGATCAGCAGCCTGGTTGGACTCTTCGGCAAAGTCCACGGCGGCAGCTTTTCCGAGGAACAGGTTCAAATCGTCCTGCTTACCAATGCCGTCACCAATGCGTCCTCGTGGGCCGTGGCATTCCATTCCTTCCTGGCCGTGAAAGAAGGTGTGGACGCT from Dyella caseinilytica includes these protein-coding regions:
- a CDS encoding TetR family transcriptional regulator gives rise to the protein MTTSTFQRARSHEAKQLRLNEILEAARALGTEHGVGNVSLTDIAEAVGMHKSAMLRYFETREQIFLILTASAWQAWAEDVTKRVKRSGDMSPKSVASALAKSLGNRPFFCDLLAHAALSLERHVSLDAVRTFKFAALDSAYAIATQLQECASLTQRQAIDTVTTATSMAGALWQMATPAPEVLPLYQSDPRLSHVVADITPRLASILENLLLGFGVTNRASR
- a CDS encoding carboxymuconolactone decarboxylase family protein, with the translated sequence MSAFPIHTIESAPEQSKSSLEALQSAFGILPNILGGIATSPVLISSLVGLFGKVHGGSFSEEQVQIVLLTNAVTNASSWAVAFHSFLAVKEGVDAADVDAIRERRTPRNAKNAALSTLARTLIEKRGHLNDHDASAFLNAGFGKDHLLEVIAIVAASTITNYSGNVTHPPLEDAFQSYRWQAPAA
- a CDS encoding SDR family NAD(P)-dependent oxidoreductase; this encodes MLKCLIGKKFSTLEGILIMSSQVWFITGSSRGFGHALATAALEAGDSVVATARRPEQLAELVKQYGERVLPVALDVTDPAAATAAIQVAVNRFGRLDVVVNNAGYANVSPVETTSEEDFRAQFETNFWGVYNVSKAALPILRAQGHGIVVQFSSVGGRVGSTPGLGSYQAAKFAVDGFTRVLQSETAPFGIKYLVVEPGGFATDWAGSSMKIPDMPAEYDQTVGALVRILASGVALAGDPKRAGEILVRVVKHHPLPTHLLLGAGAVKMAQEYARHQIAEAAAWEQVSTSANFDESYPVDLPAGDA
- a CDS encoding DUF6348 family protein, which translates into the protein MNGNAVQTDLLRLFERHDVELELDEDWLVTDGDFPAVRTRWHEGEEGAPGRLDVDVVISEERHIEESFAGYGRGDAGARDALKAFERDVLYVLLAACWYVTDDRRIQLQSWDLGMRSWDVFVGPLTFSRDDVAAPEGLLSGLHDALRNESLSGELHWVRLFRREADDGSVVAEALLDNQPWPGGDRLLSQLKWPSTGMGYSARCFIALDIRDY